The window AATCAACTGTTAAATGAGGCAATGGCGACTGATGCAAGACTTGTGACTCGTATACTTGTTCAAGAATGCAAGCAAGTTTTTGAAGGGCTGGAAACGATGGTGGACGTCGGAGGTGGCATGGGCATCGTGGCGAGAGGCGTGGGGGCCGCCTTCCCGGGCTTGAAATGTGTTGTGCTGGATCTACCACATGTTGTTGCTGGTTTGGAAGGGTCTGACAAGTTGAGCTTTGTTAGTGGGGACATGTTTCACTTCATTCCGAATGCAGATGCAGTTTTTCTCAAGGTATACATGTGACCTCTTTTTATTTGggattaatagtaattttttgttttccaaCTTCACAAATGCAACATAATTTTAAGTCttactttttgaaaagttGATACATAATggtgttaattaattagtttgtaCAAAGATACACAAAATCAGATATGAAACATATagtttttatcaaataatatgagctagtactactatataagtATTAAGCAATTGGCTATCGATTCGCAGTGGATTTTGCATGACTGGAGCGACGAAGAATGTGTTagaatactaaaaaaatgtaaagaagcCATAGATGGGAGTAACAAGGATGGAAAGAAGGTGATTGTTGTGGATATGATTGTGGGTGttgagagagaggaagataaAGCAACAGAAACAAAGCTCCATTTTGATGCTATGATGATGGCTGTGGCTACagggaaagaaagaaatgagaaaGAATGGGCCAATATCTTCTATACTTCTGgattccaaaaatataatataattccCTTAGGATTGAGGTCTGTTATTGAGGTTTTTCCTTAATTATTGTGATCCCTTTCTGCTCCTATGTTTATATGCAACATGCCCTagttaaattcatattattgTGAATCAAATGTATTCTCAAT is drawn from Salvia hispanica cultivar TCC Black 2014 chromosome 6, UniMelb_Shisp_WGS_1.0, whole genome shotgun sequence and contains these coding sequences:
- the LOC125197164 gene encoding 8-hydroxyquercetin 8-O-methyltransferase-like, producing the protein MKKVSSTKMAFLNGLESTQDLLDAQAHVWKHTFNYINSMSLKCAVQLGIPDSIHKHGAPMTLSQLGSALSINKAKSNGLFRLMRILVHSNFFDKVKKTLSEDEKEDEDEEEAYCLTRASRLLVRDEPLSMATFVVAMIDPTFVDPFHHVGEWFSDDNPSPFITKNGRNIWEYAGVDQSLNQLLNEAMATDARLVTRILVQECKQVFEGLETMVDVGGGMGIVARGVGAAFPGLKCVVLDLPHVVAGLEGSDKLSFVSGDMFHFIPNADAVFLKWILHDWSDEECVRILKKCKEAIDGSNKDGKKVIVVDMIVGVEREEDKATETKLHFDAMMMAVATGKERNEKEWANIFYTSGFQKYNIIPLGLRSVIEVFP